The region GGTCGTCAAGTCGTTGACGGACGCGGCAGTCATACGAAGCACGACGAAAAAGAATACAGAAGCCTAAGCGGGAACAATATACTGCGGGGGAAGTTGCATCTACGTTGAGGCTCCCGTTTCTCTAGCATCCCATTGGTAGACCTGGGAGATGTTGAGTAATCAAGATGTTCGACTGTGTTTGTCGATGGGATGGTGTCTGTGCCATGCGACGTGGATGTTCCCCAATCGCCTCGCttggatggatggagagcttgggagaagggggatgggaacGAGTGGGACgacgagggggatgatgacggggCCACTGGCGGCTTTGGCATTGGCTCGTGCCGGCCATCCCCAGTAATCCCCAGACCGCTCCGTGGCCTGTGTCCCTGCCCAAAGCGAGCCAAGCATTTCTATCAGCCCTACAGGAACCTGAGCGGAGACGGTGGGAAGCGGGTTTGGAATCTGCTGCAGCACAGCATCTGCATCTGTCCTTCTGGTGCCCTTCACGCCCTCTGGCCGACAGCTTCTGCGCACATCCGTAACATTCCCATCCAGCCCATGCTGTCCCGATATACTGATGTAGCCATCTAATGCAATGTTTGTCAGTCATCCGGTCATCTGAGTCCCTGGTATGTTATCGAGAGGTTGGGGGCCGCATCTTCACGTTTGAGTGGGCGATGGCTTGAGCCGCAATGCCGCATTCTGCTTCAGGTTTCTGGCTTTCTCGCCATGTTGCTTGCCGTCATTGGCTGGCAAGGAACCTGCATCTGTGAGTCCTGGAGATTCAGATTGCGAGACGTTGCAGCCCACTGGTGGCTGAGCTGTGGGGTTCGGCAAGCTCGATGAACGGACCACCGCTTATTCGTGGTGGAGGTGTCCACTTGTCTATGGTGATATCAGTTGGGTTcgtgaggaggttgtggagcAGACGAGATTGCTGAGATAATGCTGTTTGATGAGAGATGGGCGAGGCAGACGTTTGGATCTCGAGCCGAACAGGTCACTGATGATAAGCGGCGGTTGAAAATGAAAGCTCTGCACGGCACAGCAACAGCTCATCTGCGACTCTGCAACTCTGCGACACCGCGAAAGCGACAAGCCACAGACATCAAAGGGCGGTTCCTGTGGCCCCTGAATGTTCCTGCGCATTGTCGCCCAGAACGCTGGGATGGCCTCTCCCGTTACCATACCCCTTTTGATTGCCCTCATGACAGCCAAAAAGACCCATCGGGTTTGCCTTGATGGTTTCTCTAAAGACGACGAAACGGTTGACGTGTTGATTATGATTGAGTGAAAGGGACTTCGTCATGACCTGCGCGGCCGAGACTGATATCGAGGGGGGAAATCTGTCTGCCTCAGTGATGCGAGAGCGAGAGGGCCCAGAGTCGGGTATGTTAGCGTAAGACCTGTACAAATGTCGACTATTAGGGTTTGTTACAGCGAGCATCCTGCGAGGGGAAGCGGTGTGTTAGCAAGACATCTGTCCCGCACTAACAGCACCACGCCAAACGATACCAACTGGAACCGTGCAGCAGCTATCGTTactgggagagggtggcATTGGGGGCATTGGGAACGAGTGGTGGCATTGGATGCTTTTTCGGCGACACAATTGGAAAGGATTCAGGGCTGGCCAATCAGATAGGTCTGCTGCGCCCTGCCTTAGACCCACATCTTGCCAGGGACCCCAGTCGGCACAGCAGGCAGCAGCGTCCAAAAGGCTCCACGCATTTCTCATCATCCCTTCGGTCCCCAACGACAGTCCTCGTCCACGTCCTCAGAACCCACGCCCCTTCTCGCGACAAACCTCTCTTTCTTCCCCATCTcattccatcccatcccatccatcccatcccatttATCCCATCATCTGTTTTTATCGGCAGAAAACCTCTGCCCCAGACAACCTCAGGCCACCATCCACCGTCAACGGGCCGCTCTCCTTGGCTTGCTGTGTGAGGCGTTGCTGAGCTAAGACCATTACACCGGCCGCCCATTTACCACCGCGTCTGCCCACTCCCATCGCCCCTTTGTTATAGGACCCCGTTCCCCTTCGgccttcgtcttcttccttaCATAACGCCCTTCCTTTGAACACCTTCCTGCGACCGACACATCCGCCGTCGTTGTGACGCCAGTCCTGGATCCATTGCGAGCTTGCTGTCCCtggcgcctcctccacaaccttGGTCATTCACACAGGTAAGGACCAagaaccccctccccttccctctcatcttcttcccttcTCTATCTAGCTCCAGTCCACGTCGGTCTGGGCATCGTGACATCTGGGTGCAACTCGTCTGGGTATTGGCCAATCCCGCCCTCGAACACCAAGTCCTATCTGCAGAAAGTGCGCATGGTAGATCGCTGCATTCGGAATATCCTGCTTCTGTGACTCACATCCTCTCGTCTCTCAGCCTTACAATGGAATATATTGCATGATTGAAAACTGACAAGAGGGCCTGCCACAGTGCTCTATCTCGCGCTCTTTCAAAAGACCCGGGTTTCACCCCGCATCTACCGCAGCCATGTCCTCCAACCCCCGTAGGACGCCGATGACTCGGCCGGACTCGAGAGGCCTTTCTCTTAAGACCAACACCCTCCAGAAGGGAGCGACCTTTCACTCTCCCACGAGTCCTACCTCGACCACAGAGAACGTTTTTAGACCACCATCTCTGCCACGCCGATCACAGTCGAACCTGGACGATGTCATTGATTCCCATCGCCGCCGTGCCGCCTTGACCTTGGACGAGTTTGATAGAACGCTTGCCGGTCTTTCCATCAGCGACTCGCCTTCCTCAGCGGCTGCGCGCAAGATTCTTCGCGAAGACAGCCCGCCCATTCCCCGTGGAATTCTCAACCACACCTTGGATACTGTCATGggcaaggagaaggaggtggaaCGCAAAGTACTGTGCCCTCGCACTCGCCGAACTTCTCGACATCACGACTCCGACAGCGGTCTCGGCACCTCTATTGCTTCCACCAACGAAAAAATTGCTGCGAAGGAGCAAACAGTCGCAAAGACCACTGCTGTCACTAGAtctgccgccgccactcGCACGACCACAACTACCACCACACAAGTGCTCGGCCAGCGTGCCAACAACCGCATTTGCGAACACACACTCAAGCCACTCCTTGGCCAGTCGGAATTCAAGGATTTCCACCCGCTTCTGCTGGAGTGCCCAAAGAAAATTCAAGACAAGGAGATCGTCTGCCTTAGAGATCTTGAGAAGACACTTCTTCTTGTCGCACCAGTGAGTGATTTCGAGAACGACACTGCCACCAAGAGTGATACTTACCGTGTTTTACTCTCAAAGGAGAGAACCAAATCTGCTGGCCTGTACCTCGACTTCTGCCTGACCACCATTCAGTGCATCCAGGCCACTGTTGAGTACCTCAGCGACCGTGAGCAGACTCGGCCACGCGACGTACCGTATAGCAGCGGCTATTTTATCGACCTGGTTGATCAGATCCGCCACTACGCCCAGCAACTTTCCGAGGCCAAAGAGAAGGGAGAGAACGACGAGATGGATGTTGATCCGTATGACTGCTCCACTGTACATGAACTGATTGTGCCGCTTGCTAACTGGTATTCTAGCACTGACGAGATCAAACTGCACGGTGGAATCCACATCAACGGCCGCCCCGCCGAGCTGGTTCGCATCAAGAAGAACGGCAAAATGATTTCCATGGCTACCGGCGAACCTATCGAGTCGATTGAGGAAGAGAGCAGCGGCGCGGTCAGGATTAAGCGCTCGGCCAGTGAGGAGCtcgaagatgaggaagagaTCATGCGCTCCATGGCCAGGCGAAAGAAGAATGCTACACCCGAGGAGCTCGCGCCCAAGAGGTGCCGAGAGCACGGCTGCAACAAGGAGTTCAAGCGGCCTTGCGACTTGACCAAGCATGAAAAGACACACTCTCGGCCCTGGAAGTGTCCCGTCACTACCTGCAAGTACCACGAGTATGGATGGCCAACGGAAAAGGAGATGGATCGCCACCATAACGACAAGCACTCCGCGGCGCCCCCCATGTTTGAGTGCTATTACAAGCCATGCCCGTACAAGTCCAAGCGGGAATCCAACTGCAAGCAGCACATGGAGAAGGCACATGGCTGGACCTACGTCCGGACCAAGACCAATGGCAAGAAGCCTGGCTCCAGCATTGCTGGTGGCTCTACCCACCCCACGCCCCAACTTGGCCACATTTCCACCCCCTCGAGTGACATGAGCGCTGGGGTCGCTACTCCTCCTGATGATTGGAGCCACATCTATTCCAGCGGCCTGGAGTTCCCCACCTATATGCCCGACTCTGATTACGGCATGATCCCTCAAGAGCTCCATCTTGAGTACTCTCCGGTTGATAACCCTACTCCTTCCACTGACTCTGGCATGGACCACAGCTCTGCCTACCAGGATATCTCCACAGATTTCACACTCTATGAGGATATTTACAGTGCCAATGTGCAGCTCCCTACACCCATGCACGCCAATATCTATGACAAGCCCATGGAACCACAGTTTACTCCTTTCACCGGTGCCGAACTCTGCCCGCTACCTGCCCAGCTCTCACCCATCGGCCAAGCGAACGCTATGCTCTTCACTCCCACCTCGATGGTCGATGAGGGTTTCGATGACCAACACGAGCTTGCCGCCATGACCAATATGGCCAGCGGCGGGGACTTCATCCTTTTCCCCAACCAGGCTGGTGTTTCCAAGCCCATGTACAATGACTCCCTGTTTGCGACAGATCTCCCGCTCCAGGGCATGGGCACCGGTTACTCTCAGCCTTCCACTCAAGATCTGATTAACGGATTCCACGTTGACTGGTCAGCACATGACTTGAGCGCCTACCTTCCTCAGTAAATCAGAGGATCCTGCGCGTGGGACTACCAGATCTCGCGAGTAGGCCTGTATATTGGCGTTAATGGAAAATTGGAGATTGTTGGGAAATAATTCTCCCGGCCTGTTTGCCGTTTTTTATGATGTAATGAAGTGGGACATTAGCGATTTTGGGATtggagagaagagaagctGAGATCGGAACTTCCAGGCAGAATATCTGGGGACGCCTCTACTCTTACTCCATTTTTGTATTTTTCCATAGCTGGTTTTGCCTGTTTAATCGACAGTTGGCCCCCGTTTGGAGTTTTCATACTGCTAGACGCATTCCTTTTCTACCACAagcaaccaaccaccaccaagtctGCGAATGTTGGGTCAAAGGATTGTAAAGTGGATGGACATAGTTTCAACAATGGCAGGAGACAACAGCCATTCACACCGGCTCTAGGTAGTTTTAGATAGAGATCATGGCTTTTTATACAATAACAAAGAAGCTTGGAGTTACTATTTTGTCCACATCCATCACGATGTGTTTCTGTTAGCGGAGAGTGTGGGTGTTATACACAAGCAAGAGGGTGCTTTTCCGGAGCTAGATACCAGATGTCTCGAGCAAGCTCCTCCAACTACCTTATTTCAATTGCCTTTCAGACCTGTTCGGGCTTTAAATAGGCGTCAAAGGACAATTGCGAGTATTAAAAAATCACCTAAGGTAGTTATACAGATGCTTTTCAACTCTGTTTACATAGGTGTCGATAAACAGAGCATGTACGGATAGTTCTGTGGACTTCATTTTGTGATTTCGGAACAGGCGggaatgatggtgatgatggagatgcCTGGGACTTGTGACCTTGGGGATTCCTTGTTGGTCCCGTAGTAGTTTCTGGCTTTTCCCGAGACTGGAACGGGATGGATAGATAGGTAATCATATGAGTCATTCGGTATAGATACCTATCAAATTACCCCTCATTAACCTTGCCGCGGCATTCCCGTTTCGAACTTGAACTTTGTTTTTGGGGACCGATCCAATCTGTCACAATGACCCCCACAACCAGTAAcgacctcatcacccccctccgtGCCGCCTCCCGCAATCTGGCGCGCGAATGGGGGTTTTTACGCCCGAAGATTGCGGGATCGGACCTGTCGGCTGCTGCGGTGCACGCTCTTATCGAACTTGGGAATGGACGCTCGCTTAGTGTTGATGAGCTGGCTGCTGAGTTGAGGGTTAGTACCGGGcaggtgaggggggtggtggtgcctgAGCTTGTTGGGAGGGGGCTGGTCAAGtcagagggggagggtggtatTTATGGGCTTAcagaggaagggaaggagaCGCTGGGGAGGATCAACGGTTTTGCTCGGAGGCAGGTGGCGAAGGCGCTGgaggatgtgggaggggggaatgGGGTTACGGCTGGGGATATCACGTCTATGTTTAGGATTTGGACGCAGGCGctggagagggcgagggaggttggggagaatTTTCCCACGCCGGCGGTGACGCCGGGACAGGAGGAGAGTCCGTTTGGGTTGCCCGGGACCGGTGCGGTTGCTGGCGCGGGGGTGGAACCAGCTGTGGCAAAGAGGACGGTTGAGATCGTGTCTGGGTATCAGCCTGGGAttctggggagggtggtggagatgcaTATGGAGTATTACTATCCAAAGTATAactgggggagggagtttgaGACGGTATTTACGGAGGGGATGCTTGACTTGCTGAAGAGGGTCGggaatgggaaggggaacCAGGCTTGGGCTGCGGTGCTCAAACAGCCTGGTGGGAAGGATAGAATAGTGGGGACTGTGTTTATTGATGGGGAAATCACGGCTAAGGAAGGGGTGGCGAAGTTGAGGGCGTTtattgttgatgaagaagcgCGGGGGTTAGGGGCAGGGAGAAAACTCTTACGAGCAGCGATGGATTTTATCATGGAAGAGGGGTTTGGGCAGTGTAAGTTGACAACCAGCAAGGAGTTGATGGTGGCTAGAAAGATGTATGAGACGGAGGGGTTCAAACCGATGGGAGAGTACTGGTATGGCGGTTGGTTGGAAGGGGTGTGTTCGATGGAGTATCTGTGGGAGAGGCCCGCAGGGAAACATACGCCAAGTGAGGATGGAACGCTCAAGGGGAAGGAAGTATAATGCCCATCTATGTTCGGTGTCGCTATATAACGAAAGTATGATGGCCAAGTCGAATGTCGTTTCGGAACAGATTCGTCGTTAACGTGACGAGGCCAATGTCCACAAACCCCCTATTATCCAGCTGGCAGCCTTCCATGATCCCCATAGAAACGCCGCACCCAGCACGCCCAACAGAACCACCACAATACTCCTAATCTCAAACGCCTCGGCAAcctccatcttcatcaaTTTCTTCTGCTTGCTGTGGTAGAAgtcttccttctcctgcccGGGACTAACGGCGGGTGTCTGATGCTTGCTGATGGGGAATGGCTTTCCCTTCTCGTCTACAGCTACATACTCGTACCGTTTGTATCTGTAAACAATCCGGTGCAACCACTCGGGCATGCGACTTTCTGAGTCTGAGGCGTGGTAATGCCGCCTCAGGGCCAAGTTACGCGTGTCGACAAGAAATAAGGAGATGAGGAAAGTGGTGAAGATGATTGGCGTCATGATTAACTTGAAAAGCAATTAGTATAAGCTGATACCCGAGAGGCTGATGAACCTGAATGTAAAGGGGCACATTAGGGTTTCACATACCTTGTATAATGACGACTGGTCTCCGACTTTAACATCAGCCTGATTGAACCTGGTGCTGGCGGCCCGAACGGGGGCTGGTGCGGAGGTTGACATTTTATCGGTCTTCGTTTGCTGGGGCTAACTGCCGAGGAAAATTTGGTGAAGGGATTGTTGTGTTGGAGAGTCGTCCGAAGGCTTGAGGTGATGAAGATATGGGCCTGAGTTGCCAAGGCGTGAGTAGAGAACGTGGCTGTGACGCGGCTTGACTCCTGTCAAACCGATTGAACAGCGCAAGTAAGTCACCGACGGTTTTGTGCTATCAAAGGCCAACTGTAACGCTTTAATCGACGTTTCGTGTAACCCAGGTAGCTCCATCAATTAAGGCCAATACCCCAGAGTGCCGTACTCTCGGCAACTGCTGTCCTAATTCCgatggaggatgagaagTCAAAGTCGATGTTATAGTGCATGTATATAGCTCATCAGCCCCAGTTGTTCTACCCACCGACGTTCGGAATACCCATACCCACCATCACCTATGACCGGAAACGCATTTGTTCTCGAAGACTCTTGTAGCTCTGTTCGTCATGACGGTTTGACTGCCCCACCATAAATTAGACGATCACCCCTCCATGCCCCTCATTCAAATGTAGGTCGGGTATCACCGGGTTTGCAACATCAGTCAGATATGATGGTGGAAAACATCATCTTTTGAATTGTTCCATTTTGTACATTTTTACTGATATCGACTCAATCTGTCATTTACGGGAGAGCGATGCACTCAATCTCGACATCAACGCCCTTGGGGAGCTGCTTGACGGCAACGCAGCTTCTGGCGGGCTTGTGGGTGAACCACTTGGCATACTCCTCGTTCATAGACTGCATTTTGATTTAGCAAACGCTCTCACTCAATGATCGGAAACATCAGGTGCTTACGGCAAAGTTGGCCATGTCGGTCAAAAAAACATTGACCTTGACAACCTTCCCGATGGAGGAGCCAGCCTCCTCGAGAACGGCCTTGATGTTGGCGATGCAAGCACCGGTCTTCTCCTGGATGGTGC is a window of Podospora pseudopauciseta strain CBS 411.78 chromosome 1, whole genome shotgun sequence DNA encoding:
- a CDS encoding hypothetical protein (COG:S; EggNog:ENOG503NWJ9), whose protein sequence is MSSNPRRTPMTRPDSRGLSLKTNTLQKGATFHSPTSPTSTTENVFRPPSLPRRSQSNLDDVIDSHRRRAALTLDEFDRTLAGLSISDSPSSAAARKILREDSPPIPRGILNHTLDTVMGKEKEVERKVLCPRTRRTSRHHDSDSGLGTSIASTNEKIAAKEQTVAKTTAVTRSAAATRTTTTTTTQVLGQRANNRICEHTLKPLLGQSEFKDFHPLLLECPKKIQDKEIVCLRDLEKTLLLVAPERTKSAGLYLDFCLTTIQCIQATVEYLSDREQTRPRDVPYSSGYFIDLVDQIRHYAQQLSEAKEKGENDEMDVDPTDEIKLHGGIHINGRPAELVRIKKNGKMISMATGEPIESIEEESSGAVRIKRSASEELEDEEEIMRSMARRKKNATPEELAPKRCREHGCNKEFKRPCDLTKHEKTHSRPWKCPVTTCKYHEYGWPTEKEMDRHHNDKHSAAPPMFECYYKPCPYKSKRESNCKQHMEKAHGWTYVRTKTNGKKPGSSIAGGSTHPTPQLGHISTPSSDMSAGVATPPDDWSHIYSSGLEFPTYMPDSDYGMIPQELHLEYSPVDNPTPSTDSGMDHSSAYQDISTDFTLYEDIYSANVQLPTPMHANIYDKPMEPQFTPFTGAELCPLPAQLSPIGQANAMLFTPTSMVDEGFDDQHELAAMTNMASGGDFILFPNQAGVSKPMYNDSLFATDLPLQGMGTGYSQPSTQDLINGFHVDWSAHDLSAYLPQ
- a CDS encoding hypothetical protein (EggNog:ENOG50KOG3139; COG:J), which produces MTPTTSNDLITPLRAASRNLAREWGFLRPKIAGSDLSAAAVHALIELGNGRSLSVDELAAELRVSTGQVRGVVVPELVGRGLVKSEGEGGIYGLTEEGKETLGRINGFARRQVAKALEDVGGGNGVTAGDITSMFRIWTQALERAREVGENFPTPAVTPGQEESPFGLPGTGAVAGAGVEPAVAKRTVEIVSGYQPGILGRVVEMHMEYYYPKYNWGREFETVFTEGMLDLLKRVGNGKGNQAWAAVLKQPGGKDRIVGTVFIDGEITAKEGVAKLRAFIVDEEARGLGAGRKLLRAAMDFIMEEGFGQCKLTTSKELMVARKMYETEGFKPMGEYWYGGWLEGVCSMEYLWERPAGKHTPSEDGTLKGKEV
- a CDS encoding hypothetical protein (EggNog:ENOG503P6Y4) translates to MSTSAPAPVRAASTRFNQADVKVGDQSSLYKLIMTPIIFTTFLISLFLVDTRNLALRRHYHASDSESRMPEWLHRIVYRYKRYEYVAVDEKGKPFPISKHQTPAVSPGQEKEDFYHSKQKKLMKMEVAEAFEIRSIVVVLLGVLGAAFLWGSWKAASWIIGGLWTLASSR